In Bacillota bacterium, the genomic window GACGCTCGGCAATCTGCCTCAGACATTTGGCTGCGGGGCTGTTGGGATCGGCCAGGGTAAATGGCACTAGTTTTTTGACGGCCCGTGGAACAGCCAGATCTTCTAAAATATAGCCCAGGTTTGTCACTTTCAGGCGCAGAAAACGATTGGCGACCCCGACCATCCGGTCAGCGATCTGTTGGGCTTCCGACTTGTCTTCAGCTTTGTTGACTACTAACCAGGTCTTGAGAGAGTGGTTTTGCTCATCGATAACTTTCAGGATCGCATAGGCGTCAGTAATCGAATGCGGCTCGGGAGTAGTGACCACGATGACCTCATCGGCGGCCAGCACGAAGTTGAGAACATTGCGGGAGAGGCCAGCGCCGGTATCGATCAGAATCACGTCAGCATATTGTTCAAGGGCTTTGAAACTGTTGAGCACCCGGCTGAACTGATAATCGTCCAGGTTGGCCAGGGACTGGAGTCCTGAACCACCAGGAATAATGTGTATTCCGCCAGGTCCTTCGACCACCAGGTCGAGGATTTCTTTCTCCCGGGTTGCCAGATGGTTCAGGTTGTAACGGACGTTTAGGTTGAGGAGGACATCAACATTGGCTGTCCCGAGGTCGGCGTCGATAATGAACACTCTTTGCCCTTGTTTGGCTAAAGCAATCCCA contains:
- a CDS encoding MinD/ParA family protein yields the protein MPLCKALHNGKTNLVINIGIALAKQGQRVFIIDADLGTANVDVLLNLNVRYNLNHLATREKEILDLVVEGPGGIHIIPGGSGLQSLANLDDYQFSRVLNSFKALEQYADVILIDTGAGLSRNVLNFVLAADEVIVVTTPEPHSITDAYAILKVIDEQNHSLKTWLVVNKAEDKSEAQQIADRMVGVANRFLRLKVTNLGYILEDLAVPRAVKKLVPFTLADPNSPAAKCLRQIAERLCQPETIVSHPQSRSFFDRFRDLFMKK